A section of the Candidatus Tisiphia endosymbiont of Nedyus quadrimaculatus genome encodes:
- a CDS encoding UvrD-helicase domain-containing protein, protein MTQQSFLNSLNPQQLLAVSHVHGPILVLAGAGTGKTKVLTTRIANIIQQGLILPQNILAVTFTNKAAREMQDRINKMIDCYGLNIGTFHSIAAKILRQQAEHLNFSLNSRFTIISPDDQLKLVKDIVKQKNIDPKKYVPKLLHIIISCWKDQGLLPYKLSESDIKLPIHKVAKFVYDEYQQNLLASNVVDFGDLLLYNNELFIKNPIILKYYQEQYKYILIDEYQDTNAVQYLWARMLASSSKNICCVGDDDQSIYSWRGAEVGNILRFEKDFPNATVIKLEQNYRSSSKILLAASSVIDHNKNRHGKTLWTDKNDGEKIKIISCWNDKEEARFVVSEISKLVTEGKYNAGLVAILVRAGFQTRAFEEVFISNALPYKIIGGLKFYERMEIRDLLAYIRITLNHSDNLALERIINVPRRAIGNTTLKQIKDHAVEHNIPIIPAIRQMLQAETFKNKVKDSLNKFISNIDNWSLRYRNDPAINVTKSLLEESGYLEMLQEEKTDEATGRIENINEMLRAIAEFDNIQDFIEHSSLVMENEELESNFGGSVSIMTLHAAKGLEFDLVFLPGWEEGVFPHQRSLKEGEKGLEEERRIAYVGITRAKKDLYITYAESRFMFYEIIRSSPSRFLGEIPDNVCIRTSSTKQLNYLGTKHKVSFQPL, encoded by the coding sequence ATGACACAACAAAGTTTCCTAAACTCATTAAACCCTCAACAATTGTTAGCAGTGTCACATGTACATGGTCCTATTCTTGTGCTTGCTGGAGCAGGGACTGGCAAAACTAAAGTGTTAACGACTAGAATAGCCAACATAATCCAGCAAGGGTTAATTCTACCTCAAAATATTCTAGCAGTTACTTTTACTAATAAAGCTGCTAGAGAAATGCAAGATCGAATCAACAAGATGATTGATTGTTATGGGCTAAATATAGGTACATTTCATTCTATAGCGGCAAAAATTTTGCGTCAGCAAGCAGAACATTTGAATTTTAGCTTGAATAGTAGGTTTACTATTATTAGCCCTGATGATCAGCTTAAATTGGTTAAAGATATAGTTAAGCAGAAAAATATAGATCCCAAAAAATATGTCCCCAAACTTTTACATATTATTATTTCGTGTTGGAAAGATCAGGGATTATTGCCGTATAAACTTTCTGAATCTGATATTAAGCTACCAATTCATAAAGTGGCTAAATTTGTCTATGACGAATATCAGCAAAATTTACTAGCATCTAATGTAGTAGATTTCGGGGATTTACTACTTTACAATAATGAATTGTTTATAAAAAACCCTATAATATTAAAGTATTATCAGGAACAATATAAATATATTCTGATTGATGAGTATCAAGACACTAATGCTGTTCAGTATCTTTGGGCGAGGATGCTGGCAAGTAGCTCAAAAAATATCTGCTGTGTTGGTGATGATGATCAATCTATATATAGTTGGCGGGGTGCAGAAGTCGGTAATATATTACGTTTTGAAAAGGATTTTCCAAATGCTACAGTAATAAAATTAGAACAAAATTATAGATCTAGCTCAAAAATCTTATTAGCTGCATCAAGTGTAATTGACCATAATAAGAATCGTCACGGTAAAACATTATGGACTGATAAAAATGATGGAGAAAAAATTAAAATTATATCTTGTTGGAATGATAAAGAAGAAGCAAGATTCGTTGTATCTGAAATTAGTAAGTTAGTTACAGAGGGAAAGTATAATGCAGGATTAGTTGCGATATTAGTTAGAGCAGGTTTCCAAACTAGAGCATTTGAAGAAGTGTTTATTAGTAATGCATTACCATACAAAATTATCGGTGGTCTTAAGTTTTATGAACGAATGGAGATACGTGACTTACTTGCCTATATACGTATCACTTTAAATCATAGTGACAATCTTGCTCTTGAACGCATAATAAATGTTCCAAGGAGAGCAATTGGTAATACCACATTAAAGCAAATAAAAGATCATGCGGTTGAACATAATATACCTATTATTCCTGCCATTCGTCAGATGTTACAAGCAGAAACTTTTAAAAATAAAGTCAAAGATAGTCTAAACAAATTTATTAGTAATATCGATAATTGGAGTTTACGATATAGAAATGACCCAGCTATTAATGTCACTAAATCTTTACTAGAAGAATCAGGTTATCTTGAGATGCTACAAGAAGAAAAAACAGATGAAGCAACTGGTAGAATTGAAAATATTAACGAAATGCTTAGAGCAATCGCGGAATTCGATAATATTCAAGATTTTATAGAACATTCTAGTTTAGTAATGGAAAATGAGGAATTAGAATCAAATTTTGGTGGTTCTGTTAGCATTATGACCCTCCATGCTGCTAAAGGTCTTGAATTTGATTTAGTTTTTCTACCAGGTTGGGAAGAGGGGGTGTTTCCACATCAGCGATCACTAAAAGAGGGCGAAAAAGGTCTAGAAGAAGAGAGGAGAATTGCCTATGTTGGTATTACTAGAGCTAAGAAAGACCTGTATATTACTTATGCAGAAAGTCGTTTTATGTTTTATGAAATAATAAGATCCTCTCCTTCTAGGTTTCTTGGAGAAATACCAGATAATGTTTGTATTAGAACTTCTTCAACCAAACAACTTAATTATTTAGGTACAAAACACAAAGTTTCTTTTCAACCTTTATAA